DNA from Archaeoglobus veneficus SNP6:
CGCTCCTGTCGTAGCACTTCCAGTCGTCTTCGCCATAGGGATAGGCGACAATTATGTGTACTTTTCCAAACCTCGCGAACATCTGGAGGTCTTCCTGCGAAGGTGTCGCGTTGGGTGAGGGGTGGCTGTGGATAGTACCGAGCACACGCATGCCGATGGGTAGCATGTCCATGTGTATAATTGCGCTGACGCTACCCGACTGGAAGGGGAGAAAGACAAGTTCGTTTATTAACTCGCCCTTTCCGCCAAGCAGCGCCACGAACTCGTGAGGGTGCATGTCTTTCGCAGCTTCGAGGGCCATTTTGAGGACTCCTCGCAGTATCTTAAACGTCATGGGGATGCATGGACCGTGGAGATATTTAAGCGTAGTCTATTGTGGCAGTTTCAGTGTGGAGGAGAACAGAAAACAACTTGGAAAAGAAAAGAATAAAAAATCAGGCAAACGCCTTCTCAAGCGGTGGAACAACCTGCTTCTTCCTCGACATTACTCCATCAAGCCACACTGACCTGCCCTCGAGCTTCTTGCCGAAAGCCTTCTCGACTATGCTCGGATCGTCTGTCACAACGAGGAGTTCTGTTCCCTCCTTCATGATGTCTGTCAGCATCAGGAAGATGCTGTGGTAGCCACCCTCCTCCTTGACTTTCTTCATCTCTTCATAGAGAGCATCCTTCACGTCAGCGAGCAGATCAAGGCTGACGACTTCGATCTGTCCAACACCAACCTTGTTGCCGGACATGTCGAAGTCCTTATAGTCTCTGAAGAGCAGGTCTCTTGGCGACTTTCCGGAAACGTCCGACTTCGCCTTGAACATCTCCATTGCGAAGGCCATCATGTCGTCGATGCCGGCTATCTTTGCCAAATCTTCTGCAGCCTGCTTGTCCTTCTCCGTAGTTGTTACGGACTTGAAAGCTACTGTGTCACTCAGAATGGCTGCAAGCATGATCCCCGCAATGTT
Protein-coding regions in this window:
- a CDS encoding manganese-dependent inorganic pyrophosphatase, with the translated sequence MSPIYVVGHKNPDTDSICSAIAYAYLRNKMVEAGKIKGVTEEAVPARQGDLNPETEFVLQKFGFDAPELVTDGEGKKVILVDHSEKAQSLDNIEKAEIIAIIDHHKIGDITTPNPITFINMPTGCTASIIKKLFEYCEIEIPQNIAGIMLAAILSDTVAFKSVTTTEKDKQAAEDLAKIAGIDDMMAFAMEMFKAKSDVSGKSPRDLLFRDYKDFDMSGNKVGVGQIEVVSLDLLADVKDALYEEMKKVKEEGGYHSIFLMLTDIMKEGTELLVVTDDPSIVEKAFGKKLEGRSVWLDGVMSRKKQVVPPLEKAFA
- a CDS encoding Mov34/MPN/PAD-1 family protein, which translates into the protein MTFKILRGVLKMALEAAKDMHPHEFVALLGGKGELINELVFLPFQSGSVSAIIHMDMLPIGMRVLGTIHSHPSPNATPSQEDLQMFARFGKVHIIVAYPYGEDDWKCYDRSGQPTEIEVVEGSSEERF